AATTGGTTTTCTTCTTGTATTTTGCGGTGCACCTGTATAAATCATAAACGTTGTTGCACCGTATGAAACAGCCTCTTCACTTGCTGCTAATAACATTTTCTTACCACTCATGGAAACATGAGATCCAATCTTTAACATACAATCACCTCTTCAATATACAATAGATATAATGATAGCATAATTTGTAGAAATATGTAGTGAATTGTTTTTTTCCATTCTCCACTGATTATTATCTCCATAAATAGCGGGATAAAAAAAGATAAGGGAAATCCCTTATCTTTTTTTATTGCTATATTTTCTTTTCACTTTGTCACGTTCTGTTGCAAGTTTTCGTTTATAGTTTGGTTTTACCTTTTTCGGCTTTTTAACAACTTTTGTTGCCATAACATCCATTTCATCATTTGGTTTTTTACGACTCTTACGACGACGGCGTTCACCTAAATCCGCCCACTCATCTCCGCGTAAATCTACATGCTTGAACTCAATATGACGTTGTTTTTCTAAACTATCTAACGCTTCTTCGTTTGCTGGATCATAAATCGTCACTGCAATACCTGAATGCCCTGCACGTGCTGTTCTTCCAACGCGGTGAACGAAGAAATCTAAATCTGATGGAAGTTCGTAGTTAATAACATGACTAATCCCTTCAATATCAATACCACGTGCTGCTAAATCAGTTGCAACAATATATTGGAATTCAAGGTCACGAATTTGTTTCATCATTTTTTTACGGTCACGCGGTGATAAATCTCCATGAATTCGTCCAACTTTTAAGCCACGTTCCATTAATCCGTCAGCAACCTGATCCGCCATCTTCTTCGTATTCGTGAAAACAACTGCTAAATACGGTTTAAATTGTAGCAACATTTTGTTCACTAAATCGATTTTGTTACGGTGTTTAGAAGGCACTAAATAATGCTCAATATTTCCAGCCGCAACTTGTTTTGGATTGATATGAATATGCTCTGGATTCTCCATATATTTCTTCAGAAACGGCTTTAGTTTTTGAGGAATTGTTGCAGAGAAAACTAACATTTGCAAGTTTTTAGGCATGCGTGCTGCAATTTTGTCTACATCATGAATGAATCCCATATCAAGCATTAAGTCTGCTTCATCGACAATAATAGTATTTGCTTTATGAACAAATAGTGCTTGCTCTTCCACTAAATCTTTAATACGTCCTGGTGTTCCAACTACAATATGAGGTTGTTTTTTCAACTTTTCAATTGATCGTTGTTTATCAGTTCCACCAATTAAACAACGTGCTGTGATCATTTGATCTTCCGCACAGAACTTTGTTAATTTCACGATTTCTTCGTAAATTTGTTGTGCTAACTCACGAGTAGGCGCTGTAATAACAAGTTGTACTTCTTCACGACTTGCATTAATTCTGTTCAATGTAGGAAGTAAGTATGCATGTGTTTTCCCAGAACCTGTTTGGGATTGTCCAATTACACTTACACCTTTTTTCACGACCGGGAAAATTTTCTGTTGAATTCCTGTCGGCTCTGTAAAGCGTAGTTCACGAACTGCATCTATTAAAAATGGTTTAAAATCATACTGTGTAAAAGTTTGTTGTGTCATAAGTTACACCTTCTTTCTAAATTTCTACTGCGCGCACAAATCAGTCAAGTCTACATTATATCGAAATCTACAAGTAAAATCCATCTTTAGTTTAGGTTTTCACTTCAAAAACTAACCTTCTTGCCTCTTATTGCATAGTGTATGTGTATATACCTAATTGAAGAAAGGAGGATTTGTCACATGTTTCCAAAATCCCCTACAAGGCAAATGTATCCGAATCAAGGGCAGCAACCTTATACACCATATCCAATTCCACAACTACCACCGATGGCACAAAAAAAGAAAGGATTCCTTGCTAAACTCTTTAAAAAACACGATCCAACCGAACCTTACATGCAAATGGTTCCGCCTTATCGACAAATGGAAGGACCGCCAATGATGCACCAGCAACCGCCGCCCCAATATCGACAGCAATATCAACCACAATACCAACAACAATACTCACAGCAATACTCACCACAAT
This Bacillus paramycoides DNA region includes the following protein-coding sequences:
- a CDS encoding DEAD/DEAH box helicase, whose amino-acid sequence is MTQQTFTQYDFKPFLIDAVRELRFTEPTGIQQKIFPVVKKGVSVIGQSQTGSGKTHAYLLPTLNRINASREEVQLVITAPTRELAQQIYEEIVKLTKFCAEDQMITARCLIGGTDKQRSIEKLKKQPHIVVGTPGRIKDLVEEQALFVHKANTIIVDEADLMLDMGFIHDVDKIAARMPKNLQMLVFSATIPQKLKPFLKKYMENPEHIHINPKQVAAGNIEHYLVPSKHRNKIDLVNKMLLQFKPYLAVVFTNTKKMADQVADGLMERGLKVGRIHGDLSPRDRKKMMKQIRDLEFQYIVATDLAARGIDIEGISHVINYELPSDLDFFVHRVGRTARAGHSGIAVTIYDPANEEALDSLEKQRHIEFKHVDLRGDEWADLGERRRRKSRKKPNDEMDVMATKVVKKPKKVKPNYKRKLATERDKVKRKYSNKKR